In Paraburkholderia sp. PGU19, a single window of DNA contains:
- the recB gene encoding exodeoxyribonuclease V subunit beta, with translation MNAPNLPATLTGAPQPLDPLRFSLTGRSLIEASAGTGKTFTIAMLYVRLVLGHDPSNEHARPLTPPEILVVTFTDAATKELRERIRARLTDAAGYFQAEPQDVTPLAPDKTDLLHALRDAYPPNQWAACARRLQLAAEWMDEAAVSTIHAWCNRMLREHAFDSDSLFTQTLETDQSELLAEVVRDYWRTFMAPLDAADAATVSEWVSGPPELQKKLRNLIDVAPLLADAQAPAEALQAARDEAGRRLAELKAPWSNWPAEMETALDAARAAKQFTGRELGAANCKKWFAALTEWAGDPLLTLPALNENGWARLTPGGLAQYCQHGTPPSHPGFAALETLRAALAALPEACDDLLSHAARWVAERFAAEQARRAQMGFDDLLTRLDEALNGPNGEHLAEVVRKQFPVALIDEFQDTDPIQYRIFNTVYLQADDAAQTEATNALILIGDPKQAIYAFRGADIFTYLAARRSCGSRLYTLATNFRSTNAMVAATNHCFNIAEQRLEGAGAFLFRERNGNPVPFIQVAAKGREDAFVVDGQAPRALTAWWLPASDDGRPLSKSAYIDRMAQSCATEMVRLLDLGQRGKAGFGAVGGAELKPLRPGDIAVLVNNRIEADAIRKALASRNVRTVYLSDKDSVFESPQAAELQHWLAACANPDDGRLVRTALATATLGLGWGQLDAYYGDEMAWEACVLQFRGYRECWRRQGVLPMLRRLLNDFSVPARLLGLHAGSAPRVQSGERILTDLLHLAELLQQASTMIEGEHGLIRYLVEQRGAAAEGRDARQIRLESDGDLVKVVTIHKSKGLEYPLVFLPFVGAHRPADAKDMPFKWHDADGKLLVALADTGGVLDKVDRERLGEDLRKLYVALTRARYATWIGIAELKEFERSAIGYLLNGAQILAPGGLEQCLDDALGETDGIAVAPAPVSRDDRLAHRDDVSQQGEARVSVRVLREPWSVASYSSLKKSHGVYIAPDTPGEEGFIEARDAEAELEQSDAPLSEPPPRLAVAARGASVLHDFPRGSDEGSFLHDLLEWAAQQGFAQVAADARPLREVVARRCSVRGWERWIEPLTQWIQQIVTTPLLLNTGHGIEATTIRMSALHTSSSEMEFWLAAHRVDTAALDRLVSEHTVGQAERPMIEPAQLNGMLKGFMDLVFEHEGRYYVADYKSNWLGADDAAYTAERIRAQILRSRYDLQYVLYLLALHRQLKARLAGYDYDTHIGGAVYLFLRGLNASTQGIFAERPPRELIERLDELFTGDGQFADLEAA, from the coding sequence ATGAACGCCCCCAACCTTCCGGCGACCCTGACGGGCGCGCCGCAGCCGCTCGACCCGCTGCGCTTTTCGCTGACCGGCCGCAGTCTGATCGAAGCAAGCGCAGGGACGGGCAAGACCTTCACGATCGCGATGCTCTACGTGCGGCTGGTGCTCGGACACGATCCGTCGAACGAGCACGCACGTCCGCTGACGCCGCCCGAGATTCTCGTGGTGACGTTCACAGATGCCGCGACGAAGGAACTGCGCGAGCGCATCCGTGCGCGGCTAACGGACGCGGCCGGCTATTTTCAGGCCGAGCCTCAGGATGTCACGCCGCTTGCGCCCGACAAGACCGACTTGCTGCACGCATTGCGCGATGCATACCCGCCGAATCAGTGGGCCGCCTGTGCACGCCGTTTGCAGCTCGCCGCCGAGTGGATGGATGAAGCGGCGGTATCGACGATTCACGCGTGGTGCAACCGGATGCTGCGAGAGCATGCATTCGATAGCGACAGTCTGTTTACGCAGACGCTCGAAACCGACCAGAGCGAGTTGCTCGCCGAAGTCGTGCGCGACTACTGGCGCACGTTCATGGCGCCGCTCGACGCTGCGGATGCGGCCACGGTGAGCGAATGGGTCTCCGGGCCGCCGGAGTTGCAGAAGAAGCTGCGCAACCTGATCGACGTCGCACCGCTGCTGGCCGACGCGCAGGCCCCCGCTGAAGCCCTGCAGGCGGCACGGGACGAGGCTGGCCGGCGGCTCGCCGAGTTGAAGGCGCCGTGGAGCAACTGGCCCGCCGAAATGGAGACTGCGCTCGATGCGGCCAGAGCGGCCAAACAATTTACGGGCAGAGAGCTGGGCGCGGCCAACTGCAAAAAGTGGTTTGCGGCGCTGACCGAATGGGCAGGCGATCCGCTGCTGACATTGCCCGCGCTGAATGAAAACGGCTGGGCGCGTCTCACACCCGGTGGCCTCGCGCAGTATTGCCAGCACGGCACACCGCCTTCACATCCTGGCTTCGCCGCGCTCGAGACACTGCGCGCGGCGCTGGCCGCGCTGCCAGAAGCGTGCGACGACCTGCTCTCGCACGCGGCGCGCTGGGTGGCCGAGCGTTTCGCTGCGGAACAGGCGCGCCGCGCGCAGATGGGTTTCGACGATCTGCTGACGCGCCTCGACGAGGCGTTGAACGGCCCGAACGGCGAGCATCTTGCGGAGGTCGTCCGCAAACAGTTTCCTGTCGCGCTGATCGACGAGTTTCAGGACACCGATCCCATCCAGTACCGCATCTTCAATACCGTCTATCTTCAGGCAGACGACGCAGCGCAGACGGAGGCGACCAACGCGCTCATCCTGATCGGCGATCCGAAGCAGGCGATCTACGCGTTCCGCGGCGCGGACATCTTCACGTATCTCGCTGCGCGCCGCTCGTGCGGATCGCGGCTCTACACGCTCGCGACCAACTTCCGCTCGACGAACGCGATGGTCGCCGCGACCAATCACTGTTTCAACATCGCGGAACAGCGCCTGGAAGGCGCGGGCGCATTCCTGTTCCGCGAGAGGAACGGCAATCCCGTGCCCTTTATTCAGGTGGCCGCGAAAGGCCGGGAGGATGCGTTCGTCGTCGATGGCCAAGCGCCGCGCGCGTTGACGGCATGGTGGCTGCCCGCATCTGACGATGGCAGGCCGCTCAGCAAGTCCGCGTATATCGACCGCATGGCGCAGAGCTGCGCCACGGAAATGGTGCGCCTGCTCGATCTCGGCCAGCGTGGCAAGGCAGGGTTTGGCGCCGTGGGCGGCGCGGAACTGAAGCCATTGCGTCCCGGCGACATCGCCGTTCTCGTCAATAACCGCATCGAGGCCGACGCGATCCGCAAGGCGCTGGCGAGCCGCAATGTGCGCACAGTCTATCTGTCGGACAAGGACTCGGTGTTCGAGAGCCCGCAGGCTGCCGAACTGCAGCATTGGCTGGCGGCCTGCGCGAACCCCGATGACGGCCGGCTGGTGCGCACTGCGCTCGCCACCGCGACGCTCGGTCTCGGCTGGGGGCAACTCGACGCGTACTACGGCGACGAGATGGCATGGGAAGCGTGCGTGCTGCAGTTCCGCGGCTATCGCGAATGCTGGCGGCGTCAGGGCGTGCTGCCCATGCTGCGCCGTCTGCTGAACGATTTCAGCGTGCCCGCCCGCCTGCTCGGCCTGCATGCCGGCAGCGCGCCGCGCGTGCAGAGCGGCGAGCGCATCCTGACCGACCTGCTGCATCTGGCGGAACTGCTGCAGCAGGCGAGCACGATGATCGAGGGCGAACATGGGCTGATCCGCTATCTGGTCGAACAGCGCGGCGCGGCTGCGGAAGGCCGCGACGCGCGGCAGATCCGTCTGGAAAGCGACGGCGATCTCGTGAAGGTGGTGACGATCCACAAGTCGAAGGGGCTTGAATATCCGCTCGTGTTCCTGCCCTTCGTTGGTGCCCATCGTCCCGCCGACGCGAAGGATATGCCATTCAAGTGGCACGACGCCGACGGCAAGCTGCTGGTTGCGCTCGCCGATACAGGCGGCGTGCTGGACAAGGTCGACCGCGAGCGGCTCGGCGAAGACCTGCGCAAGCTGTACGTGGCGCTCACGCGCGCCCGCTACGCAACGTGGATCGGCATCGCGGAGCTCAAGGAGTTCGAGCGCAGCGCCATCGGCTATCTGCTGAACGGCGCGCAGATTCTTGCGCCGGGCGGGCTCGAGCAGTGTCTCGACGACGCGCTCGGCGAAACGGACGGAATCGCGGTTGCGCCTGCACCCGTATCGCGTGACGACCGCCTCGCGCACCGTGACGACGTCTCGCAGCAGGGCGAGGCGCGTGTGTCGGTGCGCGTGCTGCGCGAGCCGTGGTCGGTGGCGAGCTATTCGAGTCTCAAGAAGAGCCACGGCGTGTACATCGCGCCGGATACGCCGGGCGAAGAAGGCTTCATCGAGGCGCGCGACGCCGAGGCCGAGCTCGAGCAGAGCGACGCGCCGCTGTCCGAGCCGCCGCCGCGTCTCGCGGTAGCTGCGCGGGGCGCATCCGTACTGCATGACTTCCCGCGCGGTTCCGACGAGGGCAGCTTTCTGCACGACCTGCTCGAATGGGCGGCGCAGCAGGGGTTCGCACAGGTTGCGGCGGATGCGCGGCCGTTGCGTGAAGTGGTCGCGCGCCGTTGTAGCGTGCGTGGCTGGGAGCGCTGGATCGAACCGTTGACGCAGTGGATCCAGCAGATCGTCACGACACCGTTGTTGCTGAATACGGGTCATGGGATCGAAGCGACAACGATCAGGATGTCGGCACTGCACACGTCAAGCAGCGAAATGGAGTTCTGGCTCGCCGCGCATCGTGTCGATACGGCGGCCCTCGACCGGCTCGTCAGCGAGCATACGGTCGGCCAGGCTGAACGCCCGATGATCGAACCCGCACAGTTGAACGGCATGCTCAAGGGTTTCATGGACCTCGTGTTCGAGCACGAGGGCCGCTACTACGTCGCCGACTACAAGTCGAACTGGCTTGGCGCCGACGACGCGGCCTATACCGCGGAGCGAATCCGCGCGCAGATCCTGCGCTCGCGCTACGACCTGCAATACGTTTTGTATCTGCTTGCCTTGCACCGGCAACTGAAGGCGCGGTTGGCTGGCTACGACTACGACACGCACATCGGCGGCGCGGTGTATCTGTTCCTGCGCGGCCTGAATGCATCGACGCAAGGCATTTTTGCCGAGCGTCCGCCGCGCGAACTGATCGAGCGGCTCGACGAACTGTTCACGGGCGACGGCCAGTTCGCCGACCTGGAGGCTGCATGA
- a CDS encoding YhaN family protein yields the protein MRIGKLELIRYGKFSDEAVAFPRSSHDFHFLVGPNEAGKSTIKTAITELLFGMPHSSPLDFIHPQSELRLGATIEHSDQSLAFHRSKARKTPLSAPTGEALRGEALVPFLGAADKAFFEQMFCLDHTSLIQGGQSILDASSDVGQVLFQSAAGISSLGPVRERLTQEADRLWSKRKAGDRAYYVGQKQLDDASAELKSAAVRTSAWRAAQEAVDDALEGKASAERQHGGLELKRSRLERIRRVTHHLAVWREKTADLRALGDVIDLPHDADATLQGALRKLAAAESALEVHLRRASELQGALENMDVDQAALAFQSEVETLESTRHRCGDHEADVARLEQQVALLVRQVADACIQLDWPEDERAARNRAPSALALHTVESLMRERGKLEQSAFNAQQAIHKKLADIADLGRKLEGLPSVDVPDDLQAALRSAQRYRENDPSQRRLKEVAADARRTLDASLAALGKWNRPLPALKSMTLPSTERVASLRAERDDLVSRFMRASERFDEASEDERLAVAEHDAFEQAHQIVTRELVLQAREVRDAAWAAIRDGALAVADGTPEFEAAVAAADDLSDGQVGTVTQASELSNLKQRALEAKEAALRHGQRVAVAQEALARFDASWALLVSEQELAGMVLDDIASWMTRRDSALHAATAHEKSADELTRESAEVESCQTRLARCLVQVGMSGPLPADLEGLCAMAERYVSERRQAAATQSLLAGQIEVAQGDVATLRREADVHDDAHRLWKDQWEAAMAKAGLSAVAESDAATEAALGIARTVREQLDQIASIRNAQIDPMRASLAAFSTDASRLAAQFGVSMPEADAKAISIELSQRLSSARAVRAEAERLTNERADVSERVRLARAEVEEAGAQLRPLYALAAVDKPDLLRPLIARSDAKRELAVAIDQARKSLVDDGDGLSIDELAEEVDATDLQTVQADLLSVGVALTDSVNARAEMATKLSEARQQLEAISGGANAAIAEAKRQEALAAMAEAAERFIKVETASTLLRWAVDRYRERRQGPMLARASTIFSELTLGAFERLSVDYDSQPLALAAVRAGGERVEVAGMSEGTRDQLYLALRLAALELHCERGCALPFVADDLFINFDDKRAKAGLRVLAGLATRMQVIFLSHHDHLVEIVNEVFGASVNVRYLG from the coding sequence ATGCGTATAGGCAAGCTCGAACTGATTCGTTACGGCAAGTTCTCCGACGAAGCGGTGGCGTTTCCCCGCTCATCGCACGATTTTCATTTTCTCGTCGGACCGAACGAAGCCGGCAAATCCACCATCAAGACGGCCATCACCGAACTGCTGTTCGGCATGCCGCACAGTTCGCCGCTGGACTTCATTCATCCTCAGAGCGAATTGCGGCTGGGCGCGACGATCGAGCATTCGGATCAGTCGCTGGCGTTTCATCGGTCGAAGGCGAGAAAAACGCCCTTGTCCGCACCGACGGGCGAAGCGCTCCGGGGCGAAGCACTCGTGCCGTTTCTCGGCGCGGCAGACAAGGCCTTCTTCGAACAGATGTTCTGCCTCGATCACACATCGCTGATCCAAGGCGGGCAGAGCATTCTCGACGCGTCAAGCGACGTGGGGCAGGTGTTGTTCCAGTCGGCGGCGGGGATTTCGAGTCTGGGTCCCGTGCGGGAGCGGCTCACGCAAGAGGCCGACCGCCTGTGGAGCAAGCGCAAGGCGGGTGACCGCGCCTACTACGTCGGGCAGAAGCAGCTGGACGACGCGAGCGCCGAACTGAAATCGGCAGCCGTCCGGACATCGGCATGGCGGGCCGCGCAGGAGGCGGTCGACGATGCGCTGGAAGGCAAGGCATCCGCTGAGCGCCAGCACGGTGGACTCGAACTGAAGCGCAGCCGCCTCGAACGCATTCGCCGCGTCACGCATCATCTTGCCGTATGGCGCGAAAAGACGGCCGACTTGCGCGCGCTGGGCGATGTGATCGATCTGCCGCACGATGCCGACGCCACGCTGCAAGGCGCGTTAAGAAAGCTGGCCGCAGCCGAAAGCGCGCTCGAGGTGCATCTGCGACGCGCGAGCGAACTGCAAGGCGCGCTCGAAAACATGGACGTCGATCAGGCCGCGCTGGCGTTCCAGAGCGAAGTCGAGACGCTCGAAAGCACACGCCACCGATGCGGCGACCACGAGGCGGACGTCGCGCGCCTCGAACAGCAGGTCGCGTTGCTCGTGCGTCAGGTTGCGGATGCGTGCATTCAACTCGACTGGCCCGAGGACGAACGGGCAGCGCGCAACAGGGCGCCGTCGGCGCTAGCATTGCATACGGTCGAGAGCTTGATGCGCGAGCGCGGCAAGCTCGAGCAGTCAGCCTTCAACGCACAGCAGGCGATTCACAAGAAGCTTGCGGACATCGCCGACCTCGGCCGCAAGCTGGAGGGCCTACCCTCCGTGGACGTGCCAGACGATCTCCAGGCTGCGCTGCGTTCCGCGCAGCGATACAGGGAAAACGACCCCTCGCAGCGCCGCTTGAAGGAGGTCGCCGCCGACGCGCGGCGCACGCTGGATGCCAGTCTCGCGGCGCTCGGCAAATGGAACCGCCCGTTGCCGGCGCTGAAATCGATGACCCTGCCATCGACGGAACGTGTTGCGTCGTTGCGTGCCGAGCGCGACGATCTCGTCTCGCGTTTCATGCGCGCAAGCGAGCGCTTCGACGAAGCAAGCGAGGACGAGCGTCTGGCCGTTGCCGAACACGATGCGTTCGAGCAGGCTCACCAGATCGTGACGCGCGAACTCGTCCTGCAAGCCCGCGAAGTCCGCGACGCGGCGTGGGCGGCGATCAGGGATGGCGCGCTGGCCGTTGCGGACGGTACGCCGGAATTTGAAGCGGCAGTAGCCGCAGCGGACGATCTGTCTGATGGGCAGGTTGGCACGGTAACGCAAGCGTCGGAACTGTCGAACCTGAAGCAGCGGGCCCTCGAAGCGAAGGAAGCGGCGTTGCGGCACGGCCAGCGTGTTGCCGTCGCACAAGAGGCGCTGGCGCGATTCGACGCAAGCTGGGCGTTGCTTGTATCCGAACAGGAACTCGCTGGCATGGTGCTCGACGATATCGCCTCGTGGATGACGCGTCGCGACAGCGCCTTGCACGCCGCCACGGCGCATGAAAAGTCTGCCGATGAACTGACGCGCGAAAGCGCAGAGGTCGAATCATGCCAGACACGGCTCGCCCGTTGCCTCGTTCAGGTGGGGATGAGCGGCCCGTTGCCGGCCGACCTCGAAGGCTTGTGCGCGATGGCCGAGCGCTACGTGAGCGAACGCAGGCAGGCGGCGGCGACCCAGAGTCTGCTCGCCGGACAGATCGAAGTGGCTCAGGGCGACGTCGCGACCTTGCGTCGGGAGGCCGATGTTCATGACGACGCACACCGTCTCTGGAAGGATCAGTGGGAAGCTGCCATGGCGAAGGCGGGTCTGTCTGCCGTCGCGGAGTCAGATGCCGCGACGGAGGCTGCACTCGGAATCGCCAGGACGGTTCGCGAACAGCTCGATCAGATCGCATCGATCCGCAACGCGCAGATCGATCCCATGCGCGCTTCCCTGGCGGCCTTTTCCACGGACGCCAGCAGGCTCGCGGCCCAGTTCGGCGTATCGATGCCGGAAGCGGACGCGAAAGCCATTTCGATCGAACTTTCGCAGCGTCTGTCGTCGGCGCGTGCGGTAAGGGCCGAAGCCGAGCGCCTGACGAACGAACGGGCGGATGTGTCGGAGCGCGTTCGGCTCGCCCGTGCAGAGGTGGAGGAGGCGGGTGCGCAACTGCGTCCGCTCTACGCGCTGGCCGCCGTCGACAAGCCTGATCTGTTGCGTCCGTTGATCGCGCGCTCGGACGCGAAGCGCGAACTGGCGGTGGCCATCGACCAGGCGCGCAAGAGTCTCGTGGACGATGGCGATGGACTGAGCATCGATGAACTCGCTGAGGAAGTCGACGCGACCGATCTGCAGACGGTGCAAGCCGATCTGCTGAGTGTGGGTGTCGCGCTAACGGACTCGGTCAACGCGCGTGCGGAGATGGCGACGAAGTTGTCAGAGGCACGTCAACAACTGGAAGCGATCTCGGGCGGTGCAAACGCGGCGATTGCCGAGGCGAAACGCCAGGAGGCGCTCGCCGCCATGGCGGAGGCGGCCGAACGCTTCATCAAGGTCGAGACGGCCTCCACTTTGCTGCGCTGGGCCGTCGACCGGTATCGCGAGCGTCGTCAGGGGCCGATGCTGGCGCGCGCGAGCACAATCTTTTCGGAACTGACGCTAGGCGCGTTCGAGCGTCTTTCGGTCGATTACGACAGCCAACCGCTGGCGCTGGCGGCAGTGCGTGCGGGTGGCGAACGCGTGGAGGTCGCGGGCATGAGTGAGGGCACACGTGACCAGCTTTATCTGGCGTTGCGCCTCGCGGCGCTCGAACTGCATTGCGAGCGCGGTTGCGCATTGCCTTTCGTTGCCGATGACCTGTTCATCAATTTCGACGACAAGCGCGCGAAGGCCGGGCTTCGCGTGCTGGCGGGGCTGGCCACACGCATGCAGGTGATCTTTCTCAGTCACCACGATCACCTGGTCGAGATCGTCAACGAGGTGTTCGGCGCCTCGGTGAACGTGCGATATCTCGGCTGA
- a CDS encoding DNA repair exonuclease has protein sequence MRFIHAADIHLDSPLHGLSAYADAPAAMLRNSTREAFSSLVTIAIDESVDFMVIAGDLYDGTWRDHNTGIFFCREMGRLRRAEIPVFVLFGNHDAESEMTKQLQLPDNVRTFSTRKAETFQIDALKVALHGHSFKERETTVNLVTGYPPPVPGYFNIGVLHTALEGNAAHASYAPCSLAELHGKGYQYWALGHVHEFAMWQDRSTIVFPGNLQGRNIRETGRRGAVMVTLGNAGEIDVDRLFVDVLRWEALEVDASACATLNDVARAVGIHLETLAGSALTIVPHAVRVTVTGTTAAHGELFGLEPQLRAEVLAQIAGLSHDRLWLEKVRIETRPPGDSDAVLDRADAIADLHNLLVEAESDPDFLAILKERLIGLATHSPHELQEMVPALFDVRNGDLTGLVREVRSGLVEQVAKAN, from the coding sequence ATGCGGTTTATCCATGCGGCGGATATTCATCTCGACAGTCCGCTTCACGGCTTGAGTGCCTATGCGGATGCGCCCGCGGCCATGCTGCGCAATTCGACGCGCGAGGCGTTTTCGTCGCTGGTGACGATCGCGATCGACGAATCCGTCGATTTCATGGTTATCGCGGGCGACCTGTATGACGGTACCTGGCGGGACCACAACACGGGCATCTTCTTCTGCAGGGAGATGGGCCGGCTGCGACGCGCGGAGATTCCTGTCTTCGTCCTGTTCGGCAATCACGACGCCGAAAGCGAAATGACGAAGCAGCTGCAACTGCCCGACAACGTCCGCACTTTTTCGACACGCAAGGCTGAGACCTTTCAGATCGATGCGCTAAAAGTCGCGTTGCACGGCCACAGCTTCAAGGAACGGGAAACCACGGTGAACCTCGTCACAGGCTACCCGCCGCCTGTACCCGGCTACTTCAATATCGGCGTGCTGCATACGGCGCTCGAAGGCAATGCTGCGCACGCAAGCTATGCGCCCTGTTCGCTGGCGGAACTGCACGGCAAGGGTTACCAGTACTGGGCGCTCGGGCACGTGCACGAGTTTGCGATGTGGCAGGATCGATCAACGATCGTGTTCCCTGGCAACCTGCAAGGCCGCAATATCCGCGAAACGGGGCGCCGTGGCGCTGTCATGGTAACGCTGGGCAATGCGGGCGAGATCGATGTGGACCGTCTTTTCGTCGATGTGTTGCGCTGGGAAGCGCTCGAAGTCGATGCATCGGCCTGCGCCACGCTCAACGATGTCGCGCGCGCAGTAGGCATCCATCTGGAAACGCTTGCCGGATCGGCGTTGACGATCGTGCCGCATGCCGTGCGCGTGACGGTCACGGGAACGACGGCAGCGCATGGCGAACTGTTCGGACTCGAGCCTCAATTGCGCGCCGAAGTGCTTGCGCAGATCGCTGGTCTCAGCCACGACCGTCTGTGGCTCGAGAAAGTGCGCATCGAGACCCGCCCGCCGGGCGATAGCGATGCCGTGCTCGATCGCGCGGATGCCATCGCGGATCTGCACAACCTGCTCGTCGAAGCCGAGTCCGATCCCGATTTTCTCGCGATACTGAAAGAGCGGCTGATCGGGCTGGCAACCCATTCACCTCACGAACTGCAGGAGATGGTGCCCGCGCTCTTCGATGTGCGTAACGGCGATCTGACGGGACTGGTGCGTGAAGTGCGCTCCGGCCTGGTCGAACAGGTGGCGAAGGCAAACTGA
- a CDS encoding Sir2 family NAD-dependent protein deacetylase: protein MKEQQQAIAQAADWLREADGLLVTAGAGIGVDSGLPDFRGNEGMWRAYPALAAARIGFESIASPASFAEDAALAWGFYGHRLKLYREVVPHAGFAILKRWAQRMPHGAFVRTSNVDGQFQRAGFPEERVTECHGSLHYMQCALPCSSRIWPATGFEPQVDEATCRQLGPLPRCPECDGLARPNVLMFYDAAWLSRRTDQQEARLQQWIASVGRLVTVELGAGTALPTIRRFSERHGPRVIRINLREPQINPAHGIGIQGGALESLVALDQALDPAGGTQAH from the coding sequence ATGAAAGAACAACAACAGGCAATCGCGCAAGCCGCCGACTGGCTGCGCGAGGCGGACGGCCTGCTCGTGACGGCGGGCGCGGGCATCGGTGTGGATTCGGGCTTACCTGATTTTCGCGGCAACGAAGGAATGTGGCGTGCGTACCCGGCGCTCGCCGCCGCGCGGATCGGTTTCGAATCGATCGCCAGTCCGGCTTCGTTCGCCGAAGACGCTGCGCTTGCGTGGGGATTCTATGGACATCGCCTGAAGCTGTACCGCGAGGTCGTGCCTCACGCCGGGTTCGCGATCCTCAAACGCTGGGCGCAACGCATGCCGCACGGCGCGTTCGTTCGTACCAGCAATGTCGACGGCCAGTTTCAGCGCGCGGGTTTCCCCGAGGAGCGCGTAACCGAGTGTCACGGTTCGCTTCACTACATGCAATGTGCGCTGCCGTGCTCCTCGCGCATCTGGCCCGCGACGGGATTCGAGCCGCAGGTCGACGAAGCGACGTGTCGTCAACTCGGACCGTTGCCCCGTTGCCCGGAATGCGATGGGCTCGCGCGACCCAACGTTCTGATGTTCTACGATGCCGCCTGGCTGTCGCGCCGTACGGACCAACAGGAAGCGCGGCTGCAGCAATGGATCGCGTCAGTCGGGCGTCTGGTGACGGTGGAACTCGGCGCGGGCACGGCCTTGCCGACCATCCGCCGTTTCAGCGAACGCCACGGGCCGCGTGTCATCCGTATCAACCTGCGCGAACCGCAGATCAACCCGGCGCACGGCATCGGCATTCAGGGCGGCGCACTCGAATCACTCGTCGCGCTCGATCAGGCGCTCGACCCGGCCGGCGGCACGCAGGCGCATTGA
- a CDS encoding ADP-ribosylglycohydrolase family protein — protein MTKKNGGFAALLENHKSNAAIGGLVGLLVGDALGVGFEFKNPEQIPPRAEIEMTMPATFRRTYSHVLSGTWSDDGAQALCLLASLIERGSFSLTDFADRLVRWLYRGYLAVDGDVFDVGSQTASALDRLRDGAPPLESGGAAESDNGNGSLMRVLPLALWHTGPDRELARYAHLQSMPTHAHPRSLVACAFYCLIARGYLKKLSDPWSWADQRLEEIYRDWSDPREQIAFLAELDELRSFSKSSEARGTGYVVDTLWSARKALEEESFEEVTRTAIGLGHDTDTTAAVACGLAGIRFGLDGIPDRWLQQLRGFDLAEPLIARFAEIRA, from the coding sequence ATGACGAAAAAAAACGGTGGGTTCGCAGCATTGCTAGAGAACCACAAATCCAATGCGGCCATCGGTGGACTTGTCGGCCTGCTCGTCGGTGACGCACTCGGCGTGGGATTCGAGTTCAAGAATCCGGAACAGATTCCGCCGCGTGCCGAGATCGAAATGACAATGCCCGCGACTTTCAGGCGGACCTATTCTCACGTGCTTTCCGGAACGTGGTCGGATGACGGGGCGCAGGCCCTCTGCCTGCTCGCGAGCCTGATTGAGCGAGGCTCGTTCTCACTAACCGACTTCGCGGACAGGTTGGTTCGGTGGCTGTATCGGGGCTACCTCGCAGTCGACGGCGATGTCTTCGATGTTGGCAGTCAGACCGCTAGCGCATTGGACCGCCTACGTGATGGCGCACCACCGCTTGAATCAGGCGGTGCAGCCGAGTCGGACAACGGCAATGGTTCGCTGATGAGGGTTCTGCCGTTGGCACTGTGGCATACCGGTCCCGATCGTGAGCTAGCAAGGTACGCTCATCTGCAATCGATGCCGACTCATGCACACCCTCGTTCGTTAGTCGCCTGTGCGTTCTACTGCCTCATCGCACGCGGGTATTTGAAGAAGCTATCGGACCCCTGGTCTTGGGCAGATCAGCGCCTCGAGGAAATTTACCGGGACTGGTCCGATCCACGCGAACAGATAGCGTTTCTGGCAGAGCTCGACGAACTAAGGAGCTTTTCGAAGTCGAGCGAAGCGCGTGGGACCGGCTACGTGGTTGACACGCTCTGGTCAGCACGCAAGGCGCTGGAAGAAGAATCGTTCGAAGAAGTGACCCGGACCGCAATCGGCCTCGGACACGACACGGATACGACGGCAGCGGTCGCGTGCGGTCTGGCCGGAATCAGGTTCGGCCTGGACGGCATCCCTGACCGCTGGCTTCAACAGCTTCGAGGATTTGATCTTGCAGAACCGTTGATCGCCCGGTTCGCAGAAATTCGTGCCTAG